From a single Clupea harengus chromosome 24, Ch_v2.0.2, whole genome shotgun sequence genomic region:
- the LOC122128796 gene encoding uncharacterized protein LOC122128796 isoform X2, with product MTTEVKLRIVERGTEEPAVMTTAMAVCIPLFLVVAVILSGVVIHRCRVKIRQSHVSVIQTPPQVRAASPSAMSLDPPRPQLKCVYQNLQPDPTHPPAADYVTPIPSDPPGGDYVTPIPDDHPSENIYQQLDVSSRQADDVYHTLDPKPCK from the exons ATGACAACAGAGGTGAAACTGCGCATCGTCG AGCGTGGAACAGAAGAACCCGCAGTAATGACCACAG ccaTGGCTGTGTGCATCCCGTTGTTCTTGGTTGTGGCTGTTATATTATCAGGAGTCGTGATCCACAGGTGTAGAGTGAAAATCAGGCAAT CGCATGTCTCTGTTATTCAGACTCCACCTCAGGTCAGAGCAGCTTCCCCATCAGCG ATGAGTTTGGACCCCCCCAGGCCCCAGCTCAAGTGTGTTTATCAGAATCTCCAACCcgaccccacccaccctcctgCTGCTGACTACGTGACACCCATCCCCTCCGACCCTCCTGGTGGTGACTACGTGACACCCATCCCCGATGACCATCCCTCTGAGAACATCTACCAGCAGCTGGACGTCAGCAGCAGGCAGGCTGATGATGTGTACCACACCCTAGATCCCAAACCGTGTAAATAG
- the LOC122128796 gene encoding uncharacterized protein LOC122128796 isoform X3, with protein MTTEVKLRIVAMAVCIPLFLVVAVILSGVVIHRCRVKIRQSHVSVIQTPPQVRAASPSATAGDRAESIQMSLDPPRPQLKCVYQNLQPDPTHPPAADYVTPIPSDPPGGDYVTPIPDDHPSENIYQQLDVSSRQADDVYHTLDPKPCK; from the exons ATGACAACAGAGGTGAAACTGCGCATCGTCG ccaTGGCTGTGTGCATCCCGTTGTTCTTGGTTGTGGCTGTTATATTATCAGGAGTCGTGATCCACAGGTGTAGAGTGAAAATCAGGCAAT CGCATGTCTCTGTTATTCAGACTCCACCTCAGGTCAGAGCAGCTTCCCCATCAG CGACTGCTGGTGATCGTGCCGAATCCATCCAGATGAGTTTGGACCCCCCCAGGCCCCAGCTCAAGTGTGTTTATCAGAATCTCCAACCcgaccccacccaccctcctgCTGCTGACTACGTGACACCCATCCCCTCCGACCCTCCTGGTGGTGACTACGTGACACCCATCCCCGATGACCATCCCTCTGAGAACATCTACCAGCAGCTGGACGTCAGCAGCAGGCAGGCTGATGATGTGTACCACACCCTAGATCCCAAACCGTGTAAATAG
- the LOC122128796 gene encoding uncharacterized protein LOC122128796 isoform X1, whose product MTTEVKLRIVERGTEEPAVMTTAMAVCIPLFLVVAVILSGVVIHRCRVKIRQSHVSVIQTPPQVRAASPSATAGDRAESIQMSLDPPRPQLKCVYQNLQPDPTHPPAADYVTPIPSDPPGGDYVTPIPDDHPSENIYQQLDVSSRQADDVYHTLDPKPCK is encoded by the exons ATGACAACAGAGGTGAAACTGCGCATCGTCG AGCGTGGAACAGAAGAACCCGCAGTAATGACCACAG ccaTGGCTGTGTGCATCCCGTTGTTCTTGGTTGTGGCTGTTATATTATCAGGAGTCGTGATCCACAGGTGTAGAGTGAAAATCAGGCAAT CGCATGTCTCTGTTATTCAGACTCCACCTCAGGTCAGAGCAGCTTCCCCATCAG CGACTGCTGGTGATCGTGCCGAATCCATCCAGATGAGTTTGGACCCCCCCAGGCCCCAGCTCAAGTGTGTTTATCAGAATCTCCAACCcgaccccacccaccctcctgCTGCTGACTACGTGACACCCATCCCCTCCGACCCTCCTGGTGGTGACTACGTGACACCCATCCCCGATGACCATCCCTCTGAGAACATCTACCAGCAGCTGGACGTCAGCAGCAGGCAGGCTGATGATGTGTACCACACCCTAGATCCCAAACCGTGTAAATAG